In one window of Fictibacillus phosphorivorans DNA:
- a CDS encoding S8 family peptidase has translation MLDWKKQLSILGLCASLVGTGFSTVNVQAKGKEVSLSNSYISKFLEEKRKEKVSKKPAISEDTLIVKYNRPISASEHNRAGATPIKTISKLNYTVVKIKKKGTIDTVLKAYQKMGKVELASPSAMYTTQSTNDPKVKEQYHLSLLQLEKAQSLVGNKSIKVAVIDQGADRNHPDLAGQLLPGYNTVSPINQPAPDFHGTHVSGIIAAKKNNGIGGYGVNPNADILNIDVFDRGGGAYDFAIADAILYATDNGAKVINMSIGGGMPSPLIEDAVKKAIAKNITIVASAGNSGDDGLNYPAAFEGVISVGSTNKDNKLSSYSTFGPSVDIVAPGENVYAPIYEAERKSSFDYLSGTSMASPVVAGVASLLLTKYPNLTPAQVEYVLEHTAKDLGAKGFDTKFGNGLVNPVDALKFDVKKIPASVKNPKTESEILKAAKLVDGKSPYSNKITKANEEQWIKFPVKEGEFIQTSLQGAAPYDYKYKLHLYSEDGTLIEEVNQVREGKPEGKLLEIPYSGTLAIGIKDANGSFDDSGKGLSHFKLNIERSNELAEDGVDLENPLVVDSFPYSSKEKALTFTGEEGDEDYFKISVDEKQMVRVKTTAVPGIDTSLNVYLNEQFFPPAEGEDGEGEEGEEKTSGTMAAKPSHEDEEEFQEPMYYSNSRGYGEGETLVFEAEPGIEYLVATSNMMKYNDFMFDFFMNEQMMYQGAEGEFDSSNLPYEVTMESKVLPEDEDNYPLLEEEMPEEEFEEGEIDAEEYVAKKQAVRDVLHDVEDEEDEYERMMREIQESALEYNIGEKAAGYLQMIEDEDYFKVTPSETGIYDFSFAKNGNIPALEMYELIELTDEDGNTFTDLSQIGANYTWDWSGIKMNSTMLVGLRKNKTYYVKVMNDPFNENSISFDQYSFSSKLKIKNPEDKYENNDKLERVKNLPAKRFSGNFAMQNDMDVFYLKPGSKDTLFGVNIDRYPVTNDLKKKYPAELLGTIYSAAIVFEDKNNNRKVDDSEFDTIRYMEKGWDMGHSSGSFLAKKGKGYVIAFVSMTESPNPSLIPYSAQVAPVNMKDEDAGSVVRNYKPSKPLSLKKVNSKKWTATGYLNAGVTNGDTDWYALKLTKDSKAKLTLDIKNDVDAVMSIYKDGKLVKRADYYRLGDDEVLLTNLKKGTYYIEVKDTNRNASLSPYTLNVEF, from the coding sequence ATGCTAGACTGGAAAAAACAACTATCTATATTAGGTTTATGTGCAAGTTTAGTAGGAACAGGATTTTCAACGGTTAATGTACAAGCGAAAGGAAAAGAAGTTAGTCTTTCAAACTCGTACATATCAAAATTTCTTGAAGAAAAACGCAAAGAAAAGGTAAGTAAGAAACCGGCTATTAGTGAAGATACATTAATCGTTAAATATAATAGACCGATTTCTGCAAGTGAACACAACCGTGCTGGAGCAACACCGATTAAAACAATCAGTAAGTTGAACTATACAGTGGTTAAGATTAAGAAAAAAGGAACAATTGATACAGTCCTAAAAGCTTATCAAAAAATGGGGAAGGTAGAGTTAGCGAGTCCGAGTGCTATGTACACAACACAAAGCACGAACGACCCTAAGGTGAAAGAGCAATATCATCTTTCTCTCTTACAATTAGAAAAAGCGCAAAGTTTAGTCGGAAATAAATCGATTAAAGTAGCTGTTATTGACCAGGGAGCTGACAGAAATCATCCTGATCTTGCTGGACAGCTATTACCAGGTTATAACACGGTGAGTCCAATTAATCAGCCGGCTCCAGATTTCCATGGTACACACGTATCTGGAATCATTGCAGCGAAGAAAAATAACGGAATCGGCGGTTATGGTGTTAACCCTAACGCTGATATTCTAAATATTGATGTTTTTGACCGTGGGGGCGGTGCTTATGACTTTGCAATCGCAGATGCGATACTTTATGCCACAGATAACGGTGCAAAAGTTATCAATATGAGTATTGGCGGCGGAATGCCTTCACCTTTGATTGAAGACGCTGTAAAAAAAGCAATCGCAAAGAACATTACGATTGTAGCTTCTGCAGGAAACAGCGGAGATGATGGACTAAACTATCCAGCCGCTTTTGAAGGAGTTATCTCCGTTGGTTCTACCAATAAAGATAATAAGTTATCTAGCTATTCAACTTTCGGACCGTCTGTTGATATTGTAGCGCCTGGTGAAAATGTTTATGCTCCAATCTATGAAGCTGAACGTAAATCAAGCTTTGATTATTTAAGTGGAACATCCATGGCTTCACCAGTTGTTGCAGGAGTAGCGTCACTATTGTTAACAAAATATCCAAACCTTACGCCAGCTCAGGTTGAATATGTACTAGAGCACACGGCAAAAGATCTTGGTGCAAAAGGATTTGATACGAAGTTTGGAAATGGACTCGTTAATCCTGTTGACGCGTTAAAGTTTGATGTGAAGAAGATTCCTGCATCAGTTAAGAATCCAAAAACTGAAAGTGAGATTCTTAAAGCGGCTAAACTGGTAGATGGGAAGTCTCCATATTCAAACAAAATTACAAAAGCTAACGAAGAGCAGTGGATTAAGTTTCCTGTAAAAGAAGGAGAATTCATTCAAACCTCTTTACAAGGTGCAGCTCCATACGACTACAAGTATAAGCTTCATTTATATAGTGAAGATGGAACACTGATCGAAGAAGTCAACCAAGTTCGCGAAGGTAAGCCTGAAGGAAAATTGCTGGAGATTCCATACTCTGGTACATTAGCGATCGGAATTAAAGACGCAAACGGAAGTTTTGATGATTCAGGTAAAGGTTTGTCTCACTTCAAGCTAAACATCGAGAGAAGCAATGAACTAGCAGAAGACGGTGTGGATCTTGAGAACCCTCTAGTTGTAGATTCTTTCCCTTATTCTTCTAAGGAAAAAGCCTTAACGTTTACAGGTGAAGAAGGAGACGAAGACTACTTCAAGATTTCTGTTGATGAAAAACAGATGGTGCGCGTAAAAACAACAGCGGTTCCCGGAATCGATACAAGTTTGAACGTATATCTTAACGAGCAATTCTTCCCACCAGCTGAAGGGGAAGATGGTGAAGGAGAAGAAGGCGAGGAAAAAACATCAGGTACTATGGCAGCTAAACCATCTCATGAGGATGAAGAAGAGTTCCAAGAGCCTATGTATTACTCAAACTCTCGAGGTTATGGTGAAGGGGAGACCCTTGTGTTCGAAGCAGAGCCTGGCATAGAGTATCTTGTAGCTACATCTAACATGATGAAGTATAACGATTTTATGTTTGACTTCTTCATGAACGAACAAATGATGTATCAGGGTGCTGAAGGAGAATTTGATTCGTCTAATCTTCCATATGAGGTAACAATGGAAAGCAAAGTTCTTCCTGAAGATGAGGATAACTATCCACTTCTTGAAGAAGAAATGCCTGAGGAAGAGTTTGAAGAAGGCGAAATCGATGCAGAAGAGTATGTTGCAAAGAAACAGGCAGTTCGAGATGTATTGCATGATGTAGAAGATGAAGAAGATGAATATGAGAGAATGATGCGTGAGATTCAAGAATCAGCACTAGAATACAATATTGGTGAAAAAGCTGCTGGTTATCTTCAAATGATAGAAGATGAGGATTACTTTAAAGTTACACCAAGTGAAACAGGAATCTACGATTTTTCTTTTGCGAAGAACGGCAACATTCCAGCATTAGAAATGTATGAATTAATCGAACTAACGGATGAAGATGGTAATACGTTTACTGACCTTAGTCAAATCGGAGCTAACTACACATGGGATTGGTCTGGAATCAAGATGAATTCAACGATGTTAGTAGGTCTGCGCAAAAATAAAACATACTATGTAAAAGTGATGAATGATCCGTTTAACGAAAACAGTATCTCTTTTGATCAATATTCGTTCAGTTCTAAACTGAAGATTAAGAATCCAGAAGATAAGTATGAGAACAATGATAAGCTTGAAAGAGTAAAGAATCTTCCAGCTAAACGTTTCTCTGGAAACTTCGCGATGCAGAACGACATGGATGTATTCTATTTAAAACCAGGAAGCAAAGATACGCTCTTTGGTGTTAATATTGATCGCTATCCTGTAACGAATGACTTGAAAAAGAAGTATCCTGCTGAATTACTAGGAACGATTTACAGCGCGGCTATCGTTTTTGAAGACAAGAATAATAACCGTAAAGTAGATGATAGTGAATTTGACACAATTCGTTACATGGAAAAAGGTTGGGATATGGGTCATTCTAGCGGCTCTTTCTTAGCGAAAAAAGGGAAGGGGTACGTTATTGCATTTGTAAGCATGACTGAATCTCCTAACCCTAGTTTAATTCCTTACTCAGCACAAGTTGCACCGGTTAACATGAAGGATGAGGATGCAGGCTCGGTGGTTCGTAACTACAAACCATCTAAGCCCCTTTCACTGAAAAAAGTGAACAGCAAGAAATGGACAGCAACAGGTTACTTAAATGCAGGTGTAACAAATGGCGATACAGATTGGTACGCATTAAAGCTTACGAAGGACAGTAAAGCAAAGCTTACATTAGATATTAAAAATGATGTAGATGCTGTCATGTCCATCTACAAAGATGGAAAGTTAGTGAAGCGTGCTGATTATTATCGTCTAGGAGACGATGAAGTATTGCTCACGAACCTCAAGAAAGGCACGTATTACATTGAGGTAAAAGATACGAACCGAAATGCTAGTCTTAGCCCTTACACATTAAATGTAGAGTTTTAA
- a CDS encoding M14 family metallopeptidase — protein sequence MKKIIAFMLAFSLILPMMSQKAEAADYVNLNATATYTGMTADIKELSTKYPGLITYKSLGKTVYGRHIWAVKLGKGDATVFYNGSHHGREWITTNITMEMLDQYANAYKNKTTFDGYNVFNLLNDVSIWFVPMVNPDGVTLQQYGPNAFPSTVRSSLIKMNNGSTNFKRWKANAQGIDPNRQYPPGWSSIEGPTSPSYKNYKGTKPLQTNENRLLYNFTYFVDPEVTISYHSAGRILYWHYNNTAENYTRDYNMAKAFSSMTGYSLVAPAPGGGGGYKDWFISEFKRPAFTPELSYAVNETNPPLSVIPEEWRRNKKAGLYIANEGKKLWEGKLTKTNYLITKFDNTYLYDRPGTQYKSTLRFNAQPATVIAEKGNFFRLNTVHGKKWVSKGNYVLGSVTSYSTPMPILLTEPLTLYTLPLTSKVTSSSAPAGEYNAVKSYKNWYAIQTASGVKWVQAKNVVLNYKPVAINKQIKLTTVKNLYTYPLEVRKTPTVLQPGTAKATKQWKDIWYYIETPQGNGWVKEYTAQ from the coding sequence ATGAAAAAAATAATCGCCTTTATGTTAGCTTTCTCTCTCATTCTTCCCATGATGAGCCAAAAGGCTGAAGCTGCAGATTATGTAAATTTGAATGCAACGGCTACATACACAGGCATGACGGCAGACATAAAAGAATTATCAACGAAATACCCTGGACTTATTACATACAAATCATTAGGAAAAACGGTTTACGGCCGCCATATCTGGGCTGTGAAACTTGGTAAAGGTGATGCTACCGTCTTTTACAACGGATCTCATCATGGTCGTGAATGGATAACAACGAACATTACGATGGAAATGCTAGACCAATACGCGAATGCTTACAAAAACAAGACAACTTTCGATGGCTACAATGTTTTTAATCTATTAAATGATGTATCTATCTGGTTCGTTCCAATGGTGAATCCGGATGGCGTTACCCTACAACAATACGGGCCGAACGCCTTCCCTTCTACTGTGAGATCGAGTTTAATTAAGATGAACAACGGAAGCACGAACTTTAAGCGTTGGAAAGCTAACGCTCAAGGGATCGATCCCAACAGACAGTATCCCCCAGGATGGAGCAGTATTGAAGGGCCTACATCTCCATCTTATAAGAATTACAAAGGAACAAAGCCGCTTCAAACGAACGAAAACCGACTGCTCTATAACTTCACTTACTTCGTAGATCCTGAGGTAACCATCTCTTATCACTCAGCAGGACGAATATTATATTGGCATTATAATAATACGGCAGAAAACTACACACGTGATTATAATATGGCAAAAGCCTTCTCATCCATGACTGGTTATTCTTTAGTAGCACCTGCTCCAGGTGGTGGCGGTGGCTATAAAGACTGGTTCATCAGTGAATTCAAACGTCCTGCATTTACACCTGAGTTAAGTTATGCGGTAAATGAAACAAACCCTCCATTATCAGTGATTCCTGAAGAATGGAGAAGAAACAAAAAAGCAGGACTCTATATTGCGAATGAAGGAAAAAAACTTTGGGAAGGTAAGCTTACAAAAACGAATTATTTAATCACTAAATTTGATAATACGTATTTGTATGACCGTCCTGGTACTCAATATAAATCAACACTACGATTTAATGCTCAGCCAGCAACCGTTATCGCTGAAAAAGGAAACTTTTTTAGATTAAATACTGTTCATGGTAAGAAGTGGGTGTCTAAAGGAAATTATGTATTGGGATCTGTTACTAGCTATTCAACTCCGATGCCTATTTTATTAACTGAACCTCTAACATTATATACACTTCCGTTAACGAGTAAAGTGACTAGCAGCTCCGCTCCTGCAGGAGAATATAATGCGGTTAAGTCTTATAAGAACTGGTATGCTATTCAAACAGCTAGTGGTGTCAAATGGGTTCAAGCTAAAAATGTAGTATTAAACTATAAACCAGTAGCGATCAATAAGCAGATTAAACTTACAACCGTGAAGAATTTGTATACGTACCCGTTAGAAGTAAGAAAGACGCCAACCGTTCTTCAGCCAGGTACAGCTAAAGCGACTAAACAATGGAAAGATATTTGGTATTACATTGAAACGCCTCAAGGTAACGGCTGGGTAAAAGAATATACGGCACAATAA
- a CDS encoding DUF2194 domain-containing protein, giving the protein MKDVNKVVWTLMLITILCIIIVQISRIGEVHWLFPQQEVRDKEQALIPTISGAVKGDQLEILVLGNKESLKDNPSMLHLNKSLELAKLSFTYIDSLDRVSASPLTIVVVLDEKKAIAEEDNIRDFVNEGGRLFVGLRFFHPNLNDVMGIERVEGFNPNNLTGVIFKKPFVPIYPDIEDSHGKIPNNSLEVTLQDDSEVYLESQETPILWYHSYGKGKVAYWNGTMLQGKGARGLLLQSLSLLPPRFVSSRLEMSVFFIDDFPAPFPDGDHENITPAFDTSVSSFYKNIWWPDMKELQDQYSLKFTHAFIGTYRADQKMKTEHLIKQNQSKFLFFGRDALRNGDELSLHGYNHQSLVTKKEPIDDEFEYIPWNSQEQMEEGISRVMKMNEHFFPNYTIKTYVPPSNVINKTGIKALSQAAPSIDTISSLYLGDNKQGSFIQEFGYDENNSGYFHLPRVSSGYAPDLYEQFSYADALANAGILSHFIHPDDLLDPYRNKGFKWPDLNVELDRHLKNIYETYPFLKGVTAQEAKKLYLSYSESEMSVDYQENQLIIYGKNLVSPSVFLIRLNDNEKLETGAFDSYSVAKVKGVEGLYTVQTTMGKTVVPIKRGEAE; this is encoded by the coding sequence ATGAAAGATGTTAATAAAGTTGTTTGGACACTTATGCTAATTACCATCCTATGTATAATTATTGTACAAATTTCAAGGATAGGAGAGGTTCATTGGCTTTTTCCTCAACAAGAAGTAAGAGATAAAGAACAAGCCTTAATTCCTACTATATCAGGTGCTGTTAAAGGTGATCAACTTGAGATTCTTGTATTGGGTAATAAAGAATCGCTTAAGGATAACCCCTCTATGCTCCACCTCAATAAGTCTCTTGAACTAGCAAAATTGTCGTTTACATATATAGATTCTTTAGACCGAGTCTCTGCATCCCCATTAACAATTGTTGTGGTTTTGGACGAAAAGAAAGCGATCGCAGAAGAAGACAATATTAGGGATTTTGTAAATGAAGGCGGGAGGCTATTTGTAGGATTACGTTTTTTTCATCCTAACCTCAATGATGTAATGGGTATTGAGCGGGTAGAAGGTTTTAACCCCAATAATTTAACAGGGGTTATATTTAAGAAGCCATTTGTACCTATCTATCCAGATATTGAAGATTCTCACGGTAAAATTCCGAATAATTCTCTCGAGGTTACTTTACAAGATGACAGTGAGGTCTATTTGGAAAGTCAAGAAACTCCTATACTCTGGTACCATTCATATGGAAAGGGAAAAGTAGCGTACTGGAATGGAACCATGCTGCAAGGAAAAGGGGCGAGAGGGTTATTGTTACAATCGCTCTCTTTACTGCCTCCAAGATTTGTTTCAAGTCGATTAGAAATGAGTGTTTTCTTTATTGATGATTTTCCCGCACCGTTTCCTGACGGAGATCATGAAAATATAACTCCGGCTTTTGATACAAGTGTTAGTTCTTTTTATAAGAACATTTGGTGGCCGGATATGAAAGAATTGCAGGATCAATATTCTTTAAAGTTTACTCATGCTTTCATTGGGACTTATCGAGCCGACCAAAAGATGAAAACCGAACATTTAATTAAACAAAATCAATCCAAATTCTTATTTTTCGGTCGAGATGCCCTTCGAAATGGTGATGAGTTAAGTCTACATGGTTATAATCATCAATCACTTGTTACAAAGAAAGAACCTATTGATGATGAATTTGAGTATATTCCTTGGAATAGTCAGGAACAAATGGAGGAAGGAATTTCTCGAGTAATGAAGATGAATGAGCATTTTTTTCCTAATTATACTATTAAAACCTATGTACCTCCCTCAAACGTAATCAATAAAACCGGCATTAAAGCATTAAGTCAAGCTGCACCTTCCATTGATACTATTTCGTCTCTGTATTTAGGCGATAATAAGCAAGGATCCTTTATCCAAGAGTTTGGCTACGACGAAAACAACTCAGGCTATTTCCATTTACCTCGAGTATCTAGTGGGTATGCACCTGATTTGTACGAGCAATTTTCATACGCCGATGCACTAGCGAATGCGGGTATACTGTCTCATTTTATTCATCCAGACGATCTATTAGATCCCTATAGAAATAAAGGGTTTAAATGGCCAGATTTAAATGTTGAACTTGATCGTCATTTGAAAAATATTTATGAAACATATCCTTTTCTTAAAGGGGTTACAGCTCAAGAAGCAAAAAAGCTCTATTTAAGTTACAGCGAATCAGAAATGAGCGTAGACTATCAAGAGAATCAATTAATTATTTATGGTAAGAATCTAGTTTCACCAAGTGTTTTTCTAATACGTCTAAATGATAATGAAAAATTGGAAACAGGTGCTTTTGATAGTTATAGTGTAGCAAAAGTAAAAGGTGTTGAAGGACTTTATACAGTTCAAACAACTATGGGAAAAACGGTAGTTCCTATTAAAAGAGGTGAGGCAGAGTGA
- a CDS encoding L,D-transpeptidase family protein, whose protein sequence is MQKKKIVLFILSFFASTLLHPFQTKAVTTIPYEKQLLSHALSKKGSKQVILVKADSSTSFKAVLAAYEYNGSSWKRVYTYPAVLGKNGISAQKKEGDGKSPAGMYFMGQGFGSVTKPSGMKLSYKKTTAYDYWIDDMTSADYNRWKVYEGNPYSKWKSFERLNHPLYKYATVIRYNEKPVVGKGSAIFLHVWRDRTSPTAGCTALHEGNVLRLMQWMDPTKKPLLIQGTETDLMRMSQL, encoded by the coding sequence ATGCAAAAGAAAAAAATAGTTCTATTTATCCTGTCGTTCTTTGCTTCCACTCTATTACACCCGTTCCAAACAAAAGCGGTAACAACGATTCCTTATGAAAAACAATTATTGTCACATGCACTTTCGAAAAAAGGTTCAAAGCAAGTTATCCTTGTGAAGGCAGACAGCTCTACTTCTTTTAAGGCCGTTCTAGCTGCATATGAATACAATGGTTCTTCATGGAAAAGGGTGTATACCTATCCTGCAGTTTTAGGAAAGAACGGTATATCTGCTCAAAAGAAAGAAGGAGATGGCAAGTCACCGGCAGGTATGTACTTTATGGGTCAGGGATTTGGTTCTGTAACGAAACCAAGTGGAATGAAGTTATCCTATAAAAAAACAACAGCTTATGATTATTGGATTGATGATATGACGTCAGCAGATTATAATCGCTGGAAAGTCTATGAAGGAAATCCGTACTCGAAATGGAAATCTTTCGAACGACTCAATCATCCTCTATACAAATACGCAACAGTCATACGTTACAATGAGAAACCTGTTGTTGGAAAAGGAAGTGCTATCTTTCTTCATGTTTGGAGAGATCGTACGAGTCCAACAGCAGGTTGCACAGCACTTCATGAAGGAAATGTATTAAGACTCATGCAATGGATGGACCCAACAAAAAAACCTCTGCTTATTCAAGGCACGGAAACCGATTTAATGCGAATGTCACAGCTATAA